In Nostoc sphaeroides, the genomic window GATATTGCTAGGATTTTGCTGGATCATTTAAACCGCATATACGAGTCATTTACGCCCATCACCATGAGCTTGCCAGAAATTAGTGGTATTGAACCAGATTTTTGCTTTTACATTGAAAATTGCAGAGCAGTAGTAGGCAAAAAAAGAATTGATTGGGAGTCAGATCCACCACCAGATTTAGCAATTGAAATAGATGTAACAAGCTACACCGACGTTAATGATTTCTTGCCTTATCGAGTACCAGAAGTCTGGATATTAAAGAGTAATCGGCTATTAATTTATCGATTGCACGGAGAAAGTTATGTGCTTACAGAAAGCAGCTACTTTTCTAACGTCAGAGAAATTGTGCAGCAATGTCTCCAAATGGCAAACGAGCAAACAACAAGTGAAGTCATTAAGTGGTTAAAGAACTTTTTGCATGGACAACAGTAGAAAATAATATTTAATTCAATGCCTCATATAGCGGTTTTCGACTGGGTGAGTTACACCGTAGCCCAATACGATTCGGTTAAGGCAAGAGAAGCGATAAATCGCCGTCTTTACAATAATAATCAATCCTTTGTAGAGACGGCGATTTATCGCGTCTGTAGAAACGGCGATTTATCGCGTCTGTAGAAACGGCGATTTATCGCGTCTGTAGAAACGGCGATTTATCGCGTCTGTAGAAACGGCGATTTATCGCGTCTGTAGAAACGGCGATTTATCGCGTCTGTAGAAACGGCGATTAGCGGCGTGTCATCAAAAAACCTTATCCGAACCCATCAGTTAGATGAACCTAATCTCTTAGACTTCCGAAACTCCTGGACAACATCTTTAATCTCACGTAATTCTCCCTCAACTAAGTAGTTTAATTGCCGCATTTCATCTGCCGAAATCTTTCCCGCAAGTGAAGCGATCGCATTTCTTAATTCGGGATATTTTTTTAATGTTTCTTGTCGAACAATCGGCACAGTTTCGTAAGGTGGAAAATAATGTTTATCATCTTTTAAGACAACTAAACCCAAACGAGAAATCTGCCCATCAGTAGAATTACCCGCCACCATATCTACTTGTTTTTGAATCAAAGCACGATATATCAAACCCAAGTCCATGATTTGAGGAGGTTTTGCAAAACGTAAATCGTAAGCTTTCGCTAATCCAGGAAAACCATCTTCCCGTTCTAAAAACTCATAGCCGAAACCGCCGCGCCACTGCGGTGTATATTGAGTCGCTTGGGAGAGAGTTTGAATATTGTAGCGCTTGGCATCATCACCCCGAATAATCATCGCAAAAGTGTTTTCAAAACCCAAGCTTGGCATCACTTCCAGATTGAATTGCTGGGCATAAGTTTGTTTTATTATTTCATACACTTCTTTGGAGCTATTAACTGGTTTTTGCTTTAAAATTGCAGTCAAAGCTGTGCCTGTATACTCAATATAAGCATCAATTATGCCAGCAGTAATCGCATTATGACAAACAAAAGAACCACCTAAACGAGGGCGGCGAACTACTTTTAAATTAGTTGTTGCCTCGATTTGCTGTGCTAAAAGTTCACCTAAAATATCTTGTTCAGTAAAATCTTTAGAAGCAACGATAATATTACCATCATTGCTACTACTATTTAAATTTTGCGTGCAGCCAGTGGTTAGCAATAACACAGCAAAACTTAAAAATAAAAGCGTTAAAAATCTTTTCATTATTAGCTTAATTTTTAATTTTTAATTTATTCTCTATCCAGCCAATTGCAAAATCAGCCAGTAATGCAATTGCCGCCGCCGGAACTGCACCAGCTAAAATTAACTGATTATTCACTACTGATATGCCGCGAAAAATAAATACTCCCAAACCACCAGCCCCAATCGCTGCTGCAATAGTTGCAATACCAATGGCAATTACCGTTGCTACTCGCACTCCTGCTAAAATTACTCCCAATGCTAAGGGAATCTCAACTTGTAATAATAATTGTCTATCTGTCATTCCCATGCCTCTCCCAGCTTCTCGAATCGCTGGATCTACGCCAGTAATACCTGTGTAAGTGTTACGAATTATCGGCAGCAAAGAATATACAGTCAGAGCAACAATTGCTGGTACTGCGCCAATTCCACCAATTATAGGTACTGGAATGAGTAAGCCAAATAGTGCCAAACTAGGGATAGTTTGGAAAATATTTGCTATGCCGAGAATTGGTTGGCGGAGATAGGTTTTGCGTGTAATCAAAATACCTAATGGAATGCCTATAACTATAGCAATTCCAATTGCTATGCCTACCAAAAACAAGTGTTCTAGAGTATGCTGAAGAATTTCTGGGGCATACTTAACAAGGAAAAAATCTTTCATAAAGTATCTTGTAGGGAACGCAGACATTGGAGAAAGGCGAGGCTTTCTGGATGTTGCGATCGCATAAATTCATCTTTTGCCTCCAATACTACCAATTCTCCCCCATACATTAAACCAATTCTCGATGCCAACACAAACGCTTCTTGAATATCGTGGGTGACAAACACAACTGTCTTGCCCAATTCTTGCTGCATAAGCCGAAACTCTTGTTGCAGTTCTAGCCGCGTAATTGGATCGAGTGCGCCAAAGGGTTCATCCATCAACAACACTGGCGGATCTGCTGCTAAAGCCCTGGCTACACCGACTCTTTGCCTTTGTCCTCCCGAAAGTTCGTGCGGGTAACGCCCAGCAAATTGTACTGGTTCTAAGCCTACTAATTGCAACAATTCATAAACCCGCGTTTTAATTTGTTTCGGTTGCCAACCTTCTAAAGCCGGGACTAAACCCACATTGCGTTCAACTGTGAAATGGGGAAATAAACCAATTTCTTGAATCACATAACCAATTTTTCGCCGCAGTTTAATTTCATCCCATTGAGTTGTGGGAATGCCATCAAATAAAACTTCGCCTTGTGTAGGTGTAAATAGGCGATTAATTAACTTCATTGTGGTGGTTTTGCCGCTACCACTACGCCCAAGTAATACCAGTGCTTCTCCTTGGCGGATGGTGAAATTGAGATTTGACACCAATGGGCGATGATTGCGGCTAAAGGTAACATCGCGGAATTCGACGGCGGTTTGGTTATTTTGCGGCATGAGTGGCTTTTAGTGGACGCTAGCTATTGTATTATGTGCTGATTTTGCTAGCGTGCTAAGAGGATGTTTGAAAAGTCCTCTTGCCAATATCAAAAATTTTAGATCCCCTAAATCCCCCGATAAATTGGGGGACTTTGATTTCGGTTCCCCCCTTTTTAAGGCTACCGTGTATACAGAAGTCGAATTACCCCCCTTAGTCCCCCCTTATAAAGGGGGGAAAAAAATCTAGTTCCCTCCCCTTTATAAGGGGAGGGTTAGGGTGGGGTAAAACCTTGGGTTTTTCAGCTATTATCTCGTTTATCTCGTTCCCAGTCTCCGACTAGGAATGCCCATCGTTGAGGCTCCCGCCTCCCTTACTCGCGGCAGCAGCCCAATTATTAGCATTTCCCGACTCTGGCTGAAAACAAGATTTTAATAAATTATAAAAACGGTGCGTTAGCCTTTGGCATAACACACCCTACTATGCAGTTTTAGCATTTTCATCTAATGCTTGTTCTGCAACATTTTTTAAGCGGCTCGACCTGATTTTGCGGATGCGATCGCTACTACGAACACCACCCGCCATCTCATATTCGCGGCTGTCTTTGCCGTACTTGATTGCAACCACCATCAACATTTTCTCAGAAAGCTGACTCAAGTTTTTTTCCATCTCTCCAATTTCAGTTCTAGAAGAGTCAACCACAGACAGAGCAGTATTATAAATATCAATCTTTTTACGTAACTGCTCAATTGACTCAATCAGTTTTTCCAGACTATAGTTTTCATCAAATTTGATATTTGGAACAATCGATTTTAGCCCAGCCGATCTTAACTGAGCTTTTTCTAAAATCCGAGATGTGCGTTTTTTACGAGACATAAAATTAATCCTTTAAGATGCTGCTAAAGCTAGCTTGCCTCAATTAAACTGCACTCCGGTTCAGCAAAACTCGCAATTTTTATAATAAATTTTTCAAGCTATAGCAGTAAATTTTCGGAATTTCATTACTAAATGTTAGTATTTATAGAGATAATTGTCTAAACTTTATCAAAACTTTAAGAGAAACCGCTCCCATAAGTTGTGAAACCGTTCCCATAAGTTGTGAGACTGCTCCCGTAAGTTCTGAAACCGTTCCCGTAAGTTGTGAAACCGTTCCCATAAGTTGTGAAACCGTTCCCATAAGTTGTGAAACCGTTCCCGTAAGTTGTGAAACCGTTCCCATAAGTTGTGAAACCGTTCCCGTAAGTTGTGAAACCGTTCCCGTAAGTTGTGAAACCATTCCCGTAAGTTCTGATCTGACTTTTCACGTTATGTGGAAAACCCAACGATTGACCTAACCCCCAACTCGTCGCGGGAAGGGGGGAAATTCAAAGTCTCTCTCCTAAAAGGAGAGAGATTTAGAGAGAGGTTTTCCAGATACTTATTGGGGAGTACGTAAACGCGTACCCTCCGGGGAAGCAAACTGCGCGTCAGCGTCCCACAGGGAACGTAGAGAAGCGGCTTGTTGATGGAGAGCAAGTAAATGCTGTGATTACAAAAGACAAGCAGCAATACTGCGTAGGTTTTGAATATTTGTAGGTTGGGTTGAGCCTAAGCGAAACCCAACAAACCCCCTAAAATGTTGGGTTTCGTTCCTCAACCCAACCTACACATTTTTTATTTTTTTGCCAAAACCTACGCAGTATTGAGACAAGCAGATAGCTTAAAAATTAGGAATTAATGGTACTTGTTGCAAAAATTTGCTTAAGTGTCTTAACTGTCCTTGCATCTGGAATGGCGATCGCTTGATAATACAAGCACGATTGCCGTTAGCGCGTAAATCCTGAGTTAATCTATGTATATATCTAAAGAGGTAGAAAAATGGATCTTGATAACCTAGCTCAAATTTCCAAACGAGATTTGGAAATCATTCAACTACATCAGTTTCAACAACCCATCTATTGTTGCAATGTCACTGCAATTGCTTATGCCTTTACCGCATTGGGATATCTGACGACTGTTGATGAGATTTTCTATGCCACCCAACTGCCGATCGCATCGGTTTTAGATGATGGCATGACGTTAGCAGAAACTTACGATACCTGTCGAACTTATATTGAAAAAAAAGGAATACCCCTGTCCATTCGGATAGAGCATTTTGATAAACCGAGTATGACACTCGAAGCATTCATCCGTGAAGTTGAAGCCGCCGTTTGTGATGAAAATGATGTCCACATTCTTAACTTCAATACCCGTATTGCCCATGAAAATCCAAGTTTAGAAGGTGGTCACTTCTCCTTATTGGCAGACTATGACCCGGACACTAAAGAAATAACCATTGCAGATACAAATCCTAAACGGTATACCCGGTTTTGGAAATGCCCAATTGAGCGTATCTATGCCGCCTGCGTAGATAAAGATTCCTCATCGAATCGCTCTCGTGGTATGATTGTGCTTCGCAGGAAAGAGAAAGCAAATCTAGCAGCTAACGGAGTGGTTCACCCATCAGAAATCGCCTTGAACGCTCTCCATTCTGAATAAGTGCTGAGAATAACAGCCAACCATTTTTAAAACAACCTCTAAAAGATAACTAACAAATGTTGATGATGAATATAGCGGTTCTCGAATGGAAGTAATACAGTTTAACCTCTCTCCTAAAAGGCTACGGTGTACACACAAGTTATCAAATTACCCCACCCTAACCCTCCCCTTGTAAAGGGGAGGGAACTAGATTTCTTTTTCCCCCCTTTCCAAGGGGGGATTAAGGGGGGTAATTTAATTTGTGTGTACACCGTAGCCTTGGAAAGGGGAGAGAAAGAGATAGTTAGTAGAGTGTTGTAGAAGTGCGATCGCAGTTTAGACAAATCCAATTGCTGCGCTGACCCCACAAGCGTAAAATACAACCTAAAGACTTTGGGCTTTTTTGAAGCCGAAGAAGCTTTGTACGAAGACGATGCAGATACACTGGCAGAAATTGAAGCAGTTCGCGCTGAGTATAGCGATGGTGAGTCCGTGAGTATAGATGAATATCTTGCTAATCGCTCAGAGCAGAGATAATGAGTTATGCGATCGCTTTTTGCTTATAAAATAAATCTACACATCTAATACACTACTCATCAACAAGTCTAAGTGCTGACTCCAAAACTTGTGTACTGACTCTAAAACCAACCTGAATCAGTTGCTCAAAAATCGGTCTAGCAGTTTCTATCTTACCTTCCCGTCTTGCAAGCAGAATAACACCGAGAGTTCCCCGCACCGAAATCTCTAAAGCAAGTGCTGCGGTTTTTGCGGCGCGTAGGCGTAGCCCGCCGCAGGCATCGTCTAAAATTGCTTCATAGCCAGGATTGTTATATATCCAGGTGAGAACGTGACTTTCTCCCAAACCAAGACCCCATGCAGCAATCACTGGATCGATTTGTTTCACATCTTGAATATAAATAGTTCCTTCATTCAAAATCCAGAGTTTTGCAGGGTCATTATCTGGCGCAATGCAGATTTCTTGAACAACACCGCTAGGAATAACAACTTGACTACAAAGTTCTGAGAGCAAATGAACTTGGTTAATCTTAGTCAGTACAATTAATGGAGAAGCATTTACAACCCATTGTCTAGTCACGCGCTAACTCCTGGGCTAATTCTTCAGGAGTTACTTGAAAAGGTGAAACATTATAGCGATGGAGTGCTTCTAGAAATTGGTGACGGCTAACTCCGGCAATTTCAGCAGCCTTAGATTGGGAAAGTGTACCAACTTCATACCACTTGACAGCCGCCGCTAAACGCATCTCTTGAACAAATGTTTCTGGGTTAGTGCGGAGTGCTGAAAAAACATCATTTGGAAGTTGAATATTAATTTGTATGGTCATAAATTCAGTATTATTTATGGAGAGCTAATAGCGCGATCAACAATAACAATCAAATACTACTATTACTAATAAAGACGAAAACAAAGGCAAAGATAACCCCTGGCGATCGCTCATTGACAGTCTAGACAATTTCTGTGATGATTTTATAACTAATTGCGATCGCTCACTCATGGACACCAGAGAGAGTTTGTAAATGCAATACCTCGTATTCTTGCGCTGTTGTTAGAGAACTGGGTTGAGTCGCTGCAAAAGTATAGGATCGCACTTTGTTTAAAACTATAGATCCTGCATCCCCTTAGAGGATGTTTTAAAAGCCCTTTTGTCGGTAGCAAAACGTTCTAGATCCCCCTAAATCCCCCTTAAAAAGGGGGACTTTGATTCTGGTTCCCCCCTTTTTTAAGGGGGGTTAGGGGGGATCTAGCAGTGCCTAAAATCACAGCCAACCACTTTTAAAACATCCTCTTATACCAATTGACTAAAATCAGGCTACAGATGCAAGCCTGTAAACTCAAATTAAATCTAACTCTCTTAAATTACGAATTATTTCCACCATCGCGCCACATTTCCAATAGCACGGGCAACTTCTGCCGTAGCTGCTTCGCCACCTAATGCAAAGATAACGGCAAATAATGCCTTGATATCTTGCAGCAAATTAGGGCGAGTGCGAAGCGAGAGTTGATGAAGTGTATATTGCCAAAGGGGAAAAAGTTTGGTAGATGGCATTTGTGACAAACCGGAAGCTAAGGCACTCAAGGCATTGGCACGATAATCCTCATCCTGAATCTCCCTGGCAGCAGCAAGGGCTTCTGGCAATAACTCTGGTGGCAGTTTTTCAGCTAAGGCACTCAAGGCATAGGCACGATTCGACTCAGACTGAATCTCCCTGGCAGCAGCAAGGGCTTCTGGCAATAACTCTGGCAGTTTTTCAGCTAAGGCACTCAAGGCTTTGGCACGATAATCCTCATCCTGAATCTCCCTGGCAGCAGCAAGGGCTTCTGGCAATAACTCTGGCAGTTTTTCAGCTAAGGCACTCAAGGCTTTGGCACGAAAATCCTCATCCTGAATCTCCCTGGCAGCAGCAAGGGCTTCTGGCAATAACTCTGGCAGTTTTTCAGCTAAGGCTCTCAAGGCTTTGGCACGATTCGACTCAGACTGAATCTCCCTGGCAGCAGCAAGGGCTTCTGGCAATAACTCTGGCAGTTTCTCAGCTAAGGCACTCAAGGCATAGGCACGATAATACTCATCCTGAATCTCCCTGGCAGCAGCAAGGGCTTCTGGCAATAACTCTGGTGGCAGTTTTTCAGCTAAGGCACTCAAGGCATAGGCACGATTCGACTCAGACTGAATCTCCCTGGCAGCAGCAAGGGCTTCTGGCAATAACTCTGGCAGTTTTTCAGCTAAGGCACTCAAGGCTTTGGCACGATAATACTCATCCTGAATCTCCCTGGCAGCAGCAAGGGCTTCTGGCAATAACTCTGGCAGTTTTTCAGCTAAGGCACTCAAGGCTTTGGCACGAAAATCCTCATCCTGAATCTCCCTGGCAGCAGCAAGGGCTTCTGGCAATAACTCTGGCAGTTTTTCAGCTAAGGCTCTCAAGGCTTTGGCACGATTCGACTCAGACTGAATCTCCCTGGCAGCAGCAAGGGCTTCTGGCAATAACTCTGGCAGTTTCTCAGCTAAGGCACTCAAGGCATAGGCACGATAATACTCATCCTGAATCTCCCTGGCAGCAGCAAGGGCTTCTGGCAATAACTCTGGTGGCAGTTTTTCAGCTAAGGCACTCAAGGCTTTGGCACGATTCGACTCAGACTGAATCTCCCTGGCAGCAGCAAGGGCTTCTGGCAATAACTCTGGCAGCAGTTTCTCAGCTAAGGCACTCAAGGCTTTGGCACGATTCGACTCAGACTGAATCTCCCTGGCAGCAGCAAGGGCTTCTGGCAATAACTCTGGCAGTTTCTCAGCTAAGGCACTCAAGGCATTGGCACGATAATCCTCATCCTGAATCTCCCTGGCAGCAGCAAGGGCTTCTGGCAATAACTCTGGTGGCAGTTTCTCAGCTAAGGCACTCAAGGCTTTGGCACGATTCGACTCAGACTGAATCTCCCTGGCAGCAGCAAGGGCTTCTGGCAATAACTCTGGCAGTTTCTCAGCTAAGGCACTCAAGGCTTTGGCACGATTCGACTCAGACTGAATCTCCCTGGCAGCAGCAAGGGCTTCTGGCAATAACTCTGGTGGCAGTTTCTCAGCTAAGGCACTCAAGGCTTTGGCACGATAATACTCAGACTGAATCTCCCTGGCAGCAGCAAGGGCTTCTGGCAATAACTCTGGCAGCAGTTTCTCAGCTAAGGCTCTCAAGGCATTGGCACGAGAATCCTCATCCTGAATCTCCCTGGCAGCAGCAAGGGCTTCTGGCAATAACTCTGGCAGTTTCTCAGCTAAGGCACTCAAGGCATTGGCACGAGAATACTCATCCTGAATCTCCCTGGCAGCAGCAAGGGCTTCTGGCAATAACTCTGGCAGTTTCTCAGCTAAGGCTCTCAAGGCTTTGGCACGATAATACTCAGACTGAATCTCCCTGGCAGCAGCAAGGGCTTCTGGCAATAACTCTGGCAGCAGTTTCTCAGCTAAGGCTCTCAAGGCATTGGCACGAGAATCCTCATCCTGAATCTCCCTGGCAGCAGCAAGGGCTTCTGGCAATAACTCTGGCAGTTTCTCAGCTAAGGCACTCAAGGCATTGGCACGATTCGACTCAGACTGAATCTCCCTGGCAGCAGCAAGGGCTTTTTGCAGTGCTAATTTTTCAAGATTTGATGGCAAATAATTGACTAGTTGTGTCAGCGAGTTGACTTTATCCTCTGGCTTTGGGTTTTGCAGGGCGTAAGCTAGTCCTTGTTCGCAAGTCCAGATGTTATTTTTGACTAGTGCCACCAGCAGTTGTGCTGGTAAATTAGCTGCCAAACTATTAAGGGAAGCAGTAATCAAAGCATAACGACACTGCCAACTCACAAGTTGCGGCAGAGTTGATTCATTCCAATTCGCTTCTGCTAATTCCCAGGCATGAGAAATATCTGTGATGTAACCCGCAGTTTGCCCCCATTTTTCTCGCGCTTCATACCAGCCATTGCTTCCTGTCTGTGACTCCTCCCGCAATAACTGGTGAATCTCTTCTATTTGTTCAGCTTTATCTAAATGCCAAACTAAATATTGATGAATGTAACCATCATTAGGTAGGGTATGCCAAAGGTTTTTTTGAGTCTTTTGCCGATATTTTTCTAACAAAGCAACGTGAGCATTGACAAGGGAAATACCTAGTCCTGGTAAATTACCCCGGCGCGGCTGTGAGGGAGCAGTTAACAAGTTTCGTGCTAAGTCGTGGAATAAGTCATGTAAGCGATAGGTACGCGTACCATCAGCAAGAGGAACACCAGGTAATAATAGGGCTTTACTTTGTAAATATTTCAATGAATCAGAGGCATCGCGCTCATCTGCAATATCCCAAAGTGTTGCCGTCATTTTGGGATTAATGGTTACATCTTCAGGTAAGACCCCCAACCAAGTAAAGTATTCTTTATCCTCTTGTGCCAATCGCTTGATGCTCAAATTCAAAGATGCAGTTAAGCTGAGGCGTTTTAAACTTGCTTCATCAGTAATATCATTTGCCCCTGGTCTATCCAAGGTTTTTAACCGAGCAATTTCTTGTTTAATATCTCGTAACAACTCTGTCCAAGTTGTACCATCTGCAATTGCTGCTGCTGCAAGTTCCAATGCTAGGGGGAGATAACCAACGCCTTTAGCTAACTTTTCTGCTGACTCATATTCTTTACCTGTAATCTCCCGTTTTAACTTGTTTCTCAGCAA contains:
- a CDS encoding Uma2 family endonuclease; translation: MDTVITPERIELPPGAVLKLLGGWKDYQVLSQQLGDRSSPRIKYRRGEILLMTPLTQHGRDASLLADIARILLDHLNRIYESFTPITMSLPEISGIEPDFCFYIENCRAVVGKKRIDWESDPPPDLAIEIDVTSYTDVNDFLPYRVPEVWILKSNRLLIYRLHGESYVLTESSYFSNVREIVQQCLQMANEQTTSEVIKWLKNFLHGQQ
- a CDS encoding glycine betaine ABC transporter substrate-binding protein produces the protein MKRFLTLLFLSFAVLLLTTGCTQNLNSSSNDGNIIVASKDFTEQDILGELLAQQIEATTNLKVVRRPRLGGSFVCHNAITAGIIDAYIEYTGTALTAILKQKPVNSSKEVYEIIKQTYAQQFNLEVMPSLGFENTFAMIIRGDDAKRYNIQTLSQATQYTPQWRGGFGYEFLEREDGFPGLAKAYDLRFAKPPQIMDLGLIYRALIQKQVDMVAGNSTDGQISRLGLVVLKDDKHYFPPYETVPIVRQETLKKYPELRNAIASLAGKISADEMRQLNYLVEGELREIKDVVQEFRKSKRLGSSN
- a CDS encoding ABC transporter permease, with the translated sequence MKDFFLVKYAPEILQHTLEHLFLVGIAIGIAIVIGIPLGILITRKTYLRQPILGIANIFQTIPSLALFGLLIPVPIIGGIGAVPAIVALTVYSLLPIIRNTYTGITGVDPAIREAGRGMGMTDRQLLLQVEIPLALGVILAGVRVATVIAIGIATIAAAIGAGGLGVFIFRGISVVNNQLILAGAVPAAAIALLADFAIGWIENKLKIKN
- a CDS encoding ATP-binding cassette domain-containing protein; protein product: MPQNNQTAVEFRDVTFSRNHRPLVSNLNFTIRQGEALVLLGRSGSGKTTTMKLINRLFTPTQGEVLFDGIPTTQWDEIKLRRKIGYVIQEIGLFPHFTVERNVGLVPALEGWQPKQIKTRVYELLQLVGLEPVQFAGRYPHELSGGQRQRVGVARALAADPPVLLMDEPFGALDPITRLELQQEFRLMQQELGKTVVFVTHDIQEAFVLASRIGLMYGGELVVLEAKDEFMRSQHPESLAFLQCLRSLQDTL
- a CDS encoding phytochelatin synthase family protein; protein product: MDLDNLAQISKRDLEIIQLHQFQQPIYCCNVTAIAYAFTALGYLTTVDEIFYATQLPIASVLDDGMTLAETYDTCRTYIEKKGIPLSIRIEHFDKPSMTLEAFIREVEAAVCDENDVHILNFNTRIAHENPSLEGGHFSLLADYDPDTKEITIADTNPKRYTRFWKCPIERIYAACVDKDSSSNRSRGMIVLRRKEKANLAANGVVHPSEIALNALHSE
- a CDS encoding DUF3368 domain-containing protein: MTRQWVVNASPLIVLTKINQVHLLSELCSQVVIPSGVVQEICIAPDNDPAKLWILNEGTIYIQDVKQIDPVIAAWGLGLGESHVLTWIYNNPGYEAILDDACGGLRLRAAKTAALALEISVRGTLGVILLARREGKIETARPIFEQLIQVGFRVSTQVLESALRLVDE
- a CDS encoding UPF0175 family protein; this translates as MTIQINIQLPNDVFSALRTNPETFVQEMRLAAAVKWYEVGTLSQSKAAEIAGVSRHQFLEALHRYNVSPFQVTPEELAQELARD
- a CDS encoding NB-ARC domain-containing protein; the protein is MVVSIWVAPNFLLNFLDVMPRESTKGPVIQKRVKRLLEALLCFVDGEFEDSNFKIEYDWKEADSVNPKLTVQTTLVTLELLTQKDKYPGKLTKAQIREALNLLKDFLNILEDNRIQIKGIEEWRFTLKLWSRDREKNLKRFDETWENSRPKKSKELAATPEIKLALFQAPPLPEHFVKRPEYSDDLKTRLLTESSSGNRTLVITAIHGLGSVGKSTLAAALAHDAEIQTRFCDGILWTTLGQQPDVLSLLSGWVQALGDCNFKPTSIEATSTHLRTLLYDKAVLLVVDDAWNTKDASVFNIGGVRCQVLVTTREGAIADALGASTYSLDIMTASQAMELLRNKLKREITGKEYESAEKLAKGVGYLPLALELAAAAIADGTTWTELLRDIKQEIARLKTLDRPGANDITDEASLKRLSLTASLNLSIKRLAQEDKEYFTWLGVLPEDVTINPKMTATLWDIADERDASDSLKYLQSKALLLPGVPLADGTRTYRLHDLFHDLARNLLTAPSQPRRGNLPGLGISLVNAHVALLEKYRQKTQKNLWHTLPNDGYIHQYLVWHLDKAEQIEEIHQLLREESQTGSNGWYEAREKWGQTAGYITDISHAWELAEANWNESTLPQLVSWQCRYALITASLNSLAANLPAQLLVALVKNNIWTCEQGLAYALQNPKPEDKVNSLTQLVNYLPSNLEKLALQKALAAAREIQSESNRANALSALAEKLPELLPEALAAAREIQDEDSRANALRALAEKLLPELLPEALAAAREIQSEYYRAKALRALAEKLPELLPEALAAAREIQDEYSRANALSALAEKLPELLPEALAAAREIQDEDSRANALRALAEKLLPELLPEALAAAREIQSEYYRAKALSALAEKLPPELLPEALAAAREIQSESNRAKALSALAEKLPELLPEALAAAREIQSESNRAKALSALAEKLPPELLPEALAAAREIQDEDYRANALSALAEKLPELLPEALAAAREIQSESNRAKALSALAEKLLPELLPEALAAAREIQSESNRAKALSALAEKLPPELLPEALAAAREIQDEYYRAYALSALAEKLPELLPEALAAAREIQSESNRAKALRALAEKLPELLPEALAAAREIQDEDFRAKALSALAEKLPELLPEALAAAREIQDEYYRAKALSALAEKLPELLPEALAAAREIQSESNRAYALSALAEKLPPELLPEALAAAREIQDEYYRAYALSALAEKLPELLPEALAAAREIQSESNRAKALRALAEKLPELLPEALAAAREIQDEDFRAKALSALAEKLPELLPEALAAAREIQDEDYRAKALSALAEKLPELLPEALAAAREIQSESNRAYALSALAEKLPPELLPEALAAAREIQDEDYRANALSALASGLSQMPSTKLFPLWQYTLHQLSLRTRPNLLQDIKALFAVIFALGGEAATAEVARAIGNVARWWK